Proteins from a genomic interval of Arthrobacter sp. CAN_C5:
- a CDS encoding alpha/beta fold hydrolase, whose product MSQEQLVTSPSPSDPAEPSRRSGILTKPWIRLAVAVAVTVGYGAVAGWLTPRGPLTEVEAVATVAISLLVGAASGVLLRSRWAVLLAPVLFLVSFELVRAGAEGPTVDEIQLTSLYGIIAFITGRGFHGLLILIPMMFGAVLGAALERRWDQRKGQDSSVSTSRRVRTVLLRGLTALTGVFVLLLGFLVALPGTTDAILADDGTPLPGSVAEFASVDVEDHQLNLMIRGRSDTNPVLLFLAGGPGGTELGAMRNHGTALEEDFVVATLDQRGTGKSMDQFEPASTLTLENAISDALAVTEYLRQRFGQDRIYLVGQSWGSTLGVLLSDREPQLYQAFVGIGQMVSQRATDIIFYEDALEWARSTGDVGLEATLEANGPPPYTDIRAYEPAIGTEQLVHPYDHTPNAEGSGQNSEGLFVEEYSNVEKIRNLGATLDVFSVLYPQLQEIDFREQVTSLDIPVYLAHGRYEAPGRADLALEWYGMLSAPSKELRMFETSGHRAIWEQPTEFHRLMVEVLEDTSG is encoded by the coding sequence ATGTCACAAGAGCAGCTTGTTACTTCGCCGTCCCCGTCCGACCCGGCCGAGCCGAGCCGACGTAGTGGCATCCTGACTAAACCCTGGATAAGACTGGCAGTCGCGGTGGCTGTAACGGTCGGGTATGGGGCGGTGGCCGGTTGGCTGACTCCTCGAGGTCCCCTGACGGAGGTCGAAGCCGTCGCAACGGTGGCGATAAGTCTGCTGGTCGGGGCTGCCAGCGGCGTCCTCCTACGCTCGCGGTGGGCGGTTCTTCTTGCGCCCGTGCTATTCCTGGTGTCGTTCGAGCTCGTCCGTGCAGGTGCTGAGGGCCCAACCGTGGACGAAATCCAGCTCACCTCGTTATACGGCATCATCGCGTTCATTACGGGCCGCGGGTTCCACGGGCTTCTAATCCTGATCCCGATGATGTTTGGTGCCGTCCTGGGTGCTGCGCTTGAGCGGCGATGGGATCAGCGGAAAGGCCAAGATTCCAGTGTTTCAACTTCTCGGCGGGTGCGGACAGTCCTGCTTCGCGGACTCACGGCCCTTACCGGTGTATTTGTTCTTCTCCTTGGCTTCCTTGTCGCGTTGCCGGGTACCACGGACGCCATCCTGGCCGACGACGGCACACCGCTGCCGGGAAGTGTCGCCGAGTTCGCAAGCGTGGATGTGGAGGATCATCAGCTGAACCTCATGATCCGGGGACGCAGCGATACGAACCCGGTCCTGCTGTTCCTTGCTGGAGGTCCCGGCGGAACCGAGTTGGGGGCGATGCGCAACCACGGGACGGCCCTGGAGGAGGACTTTGTCGTCGCGACCCTCGACCAGCGAGGTACCGGCAAGTCGATGGATCAGTTCGAGCCGGCCTCAACCCTGACGCTTGAGAACGCAATTAGCGACGCTCTGGCCGTCACTGAGTATCTTCGCCAACGGTTCGGTCAGGACCGTATCTACTTGGTCGGACAATCGTGGGGATCAACGCTCGGGGTTCTCCTTTCGGATCGTGAACCACAGCTCTACCAGGCCTTCGTTGGCATCGGTCAGATGGTGAGTCAGCGGGCCACTGACATTATTTTTTATGAGGATGCGTTGGAATGGGCGCGCAGCACAGGCGACGTCGGGCTGGAGGCCACGCTTGAGGCGAACGGTCCACCGCCCTACACCGACATTAGGGCCTACGAACCGGCGATCGGCACCGAACAACTTGTTCATCCGTACGACCACACACCAAACGCCGAGGGATCAGGTCAGAACTCCGAAGGACTTTTTGTCGAGGAGTACTCAAATGTCGAAAAGATCCGAAACCTCGGCGCCACCCTCGACGTCTTCTCAGTGCTCTATCCGCAGCTACAAGAGATTGATTTTCGCGAACAGGTAACGAGCCTCGACATCCCCGTGTACCTGGCGCACGGGCGCTACGAAGCCCCCGGTCGTGCCGACCTCGCGCTCGAATGGTACGGAATGCTGAGTGCTCCCTCCAAGGAACTGCGGATGTTTGAGACCTCAGGGCATCGAGCTATATGGGAGCAGCCAACCGAGTTCCATCGGCTGATGGTTGAGGTACTGGAGGACACGAGCGGATAG